ACCCGACCACGCTGCCTCCCCTGGAGGACGGCGTGGTGGCCCGCGCCCGCGCCCTGGTCCGCGCCGCGGCGGCTCTACGCGGGTGGCTCCTGGCCCCGACGGCAGAGGCGGACGAGGTGTACGACCCCTACGGCGCCCCCCTGCCGTTCTTCCGGTCGATCGGGGACGAGATACATCAGGCGGTGGATCCTGTCGTCACCGCGCTGACGGGCGTGCCTGCCCGGATGTGACGCGGCGGGGGGTGAGCCGGTCGACGGAGTCCGTCGGGGAACGGGTCCCGTACGGCGCCCCGCTGCCGTTCTTCCGGTCGGTCGGGGACGAGATACATCAGGCGGTGGATCCTGTCGTCACTGCGCTCACCGGAGTAGCCGCCAGGACGTGACGACCGAGCACCTCACCGGTCCCGGGCCTACATTGGACGTACGTCACCGTCGACGCCCCGGAGTCCACCATGTCGGTCACCCATGCCCCCGAGACCGCCGACATCCTGCGGCGGCAGGATCCCGAGCTGGCCGAGATCCTGCTCGGTGAGCTCGCGCGCCAGTCGACGTCGTTGCAGCTGATCGCCGCCGAGAACTTCTGCTCGCCGGCCGTGCTGGCCGCGATGGGGTCGCCGCTGGCGAACAAGTACGCCGAGGGGTACCCCGGTGCCCGGCACCACGGCGGCTGCGAGATCGTCGACGTCGCCGAGCGGATCGCCGTGGACCGCGCCAAGGCCCTCTTCGGCGCCGAACACGCCAACGTGCAGGCCCATTCGGGGTCGTCGGCCGTGCTGGCCGCCTACGCCGCGCTCCTGCGCCCCGGGGACACCGTCCTCGCCCTCGGCCTGCCCTACGGCGGTCACCTCACCCACGGTTCGCCCGCCAACTTCTCCGGCCGCTGGTTCGACTTCGTGCCCTACGGCGTCGACGCGGAGACCGGGCTCATCGACTACGACCAGGTCCGCACGCTCGCCCGTCAGCACCGGCCCAAGGCCATCGTGTGCGGCTCCATCGCCTACCCCCGGCACATCGACTACGCCTTCTTCCGCGAGGTCGCCGACGAGGTCGGGGCGTATCTCATCGCCGACGCCGCCCACCCCATCGGGCTCGTCGCCGGGGGAGCGGCGCCCAGTCCGGTGCCGTACGCCGACGTCGTCTGCGCCACCACGCACAAGGTGCTGCGCGGACCCCGCGGCGGCATGATCCTGTGCGGCGCCGATCTGGCCGAACGGGTCGACCGGGCCGTCTTCCCGTTCACGCAGGGCGGCGCGCAGATGCACACCATCGCCGCCAAGGCCGTCGCGTTCGGCGAGGCGGCAACACCTGCCTTCGCGGCGTACGCCCATCAGGTGGTCGCCAATGCGCGGGTTCTCGCGGCGGGGCTGGCCGCCGAGGGGCTCGTCGTCACCACGGGCGGGACCGACACCCATCTGGTCACCGCCGATCCGGCCCCGCTCGGCGTCGACGGGCGGACCGCGAAGGGCCGGCTCGTGGCGGCCGGCATGGTGCTCGACTGCTGTGCGCTGCCGCACGCGGACGCCCGCGGCCTGCGCCTGGGAACGGCCGCCGTGACCACCCAGGGCATGGGGGAGGCGCAGATGGAGCGGATCGCCGTACTGCTCGCGGGGGTGCTCAGAGGTGAGGCCGAGACGCAGAAGGCACGTGAAGAAGTCCGGGATCTGGTCGGGGGATTTCCGCCGTATCCGGCCTGAGCGGGGGTACGCGTTCCGAGGTGCACAGCCACTCGTGCAACCATCGTCGCTACCCGAAAGTCCCCATCCATATGCGTCCATCGCTAGGGTGTGGGGCTGAGATGGCCAGCGAGACCTGTGGGGAAGCCCGTGCGTGAATACCTGCTGACGCTCTGCATCACGGCCGCGGTGACGTATCTGCTGACAGGGCCGGTACGTAAGTTCGCGATCGTGGCCGGAGCGATGCCGGAGATCAGGGCCCGTGACGTGCACCGGGAACCGACTCCGCGGCTCGGCGGTATCGCCATGTTCTTCGGCCTGTGCGCGGGCCTGCTGGTCGCCGACCACCTCACCAACCTCAGCCAGGTCTTCGACAAGTCGAACGAGCCCAGAGCGCTGCTCAGCGGCGCCGCGCTGATCTGGCTGATCGGCGTCCTGGACGACAAGTTCGAGATCGACGCCCTGATCAAGCTGGGCGGCCAGATGATCGCCGCCGGCGTCATGGTCATGCAGGGTCTGACGATCCTGTGGCTGCCGATCCCCACGGTGGGCAATGTCGCGCTGACCCAGTGGCAGGGCACCCTGCTGACGGTGGCGCTCGTCGTCATCACCATCAACGCGGTCAACTTCGTCGACGGTCTCGACGGCCTCGCGGCGGGCATGGTGTGCATCGCGTCGGTGGCGTTCTTCCTCTACGCCTACCGCGTCTGGGTGTCGTACGGCATCGAGGCCGCCGCCCCGGCCACGCTGTTCTCGGCGATCCTGATGGGCATGTGCCTGGGCTTCCTGCCGCACAACATGCATCCCGCGCGGATCTTCATGGGCGACTCCGGCTCCATGCTGATCGGTCTGGTGCTGGCCGCGGGCGCGATCTCCATCACCGGCCAGGTCGACCCCGACGC
Above is a window of Streptomyces sp. NBC_00490 DNA encoding:
- the glyA gene encoding serine hydroxymethyltransferase, whose translation is MSVTHAPETADILRRQDPELAEILLGELARQSTSLQLIAAENFCSPAVLAAMGSPLANKYAEGYPGARHHGGCEIVDVAERIAVDRAKALFGAEHANVQAHSGSSAVLAAYAALLRPGDTVLALGLPYGGHLTHGSPANFSGRWFDFVPYGVDAETGLIDYDQVRTLARQHRPKAIVCGSIAYPRHIDYAFFREVADEVGAYLIADAAHPIGLVAGGAAPSPVPYADVVCATTHKVLRGPRGGMILCGADLAERVDRAVFPFTQGGAQMHTIAAKAVAFGEAATPAFAAYAHQVVANARVLAAGLAAEGLVVTTGGTDTHLVTADPAPLGVDGRTAKGRLVAAGMVLDCCALPHADARGLRLGTAAVTTQGMGEAQMERIAVLLAGVLRGEAETQKAREEVRDLVGGFPPYPA
- a CDS encoding MraY family glycosyltransferase; its protein translation is MREYLLTLCITAAVTYLLTGPVRKFAIVAGAMPEIRARDVHREPTPRLGGIAMFFGLCAGLLVADHLTNLSQVFDKSNEPRALLSGAALIWLIGVLDDKFEIDALIKLGGQMIAAGVMVMQGLTILWLPIPTVGNVALTQWQGTLLTVALVVITINAVNFVDGLDGLAAGMVCIASVAFFLYAYRVWVSYGIEAAAPATLFSAILMGMCLGFLPHNMHPARIFMGDSGSMLIGLVLAAGAISITGQVDPDALKLFAGSEKAAVHQTVPVYIPLLLPLTIIAIPAADLILAIVRRTWRGQSPFAADRGHLHHRLLEIGHSHSRAVLIMYFWSALIAFGALAYSVNSASMWIVLSVVFLSAIGLLLLLLPRFTPRAPRWAQAFLPPRYRRRRAVAESTPVAEPAAAAGESEEDEERAPVAVGVSGVNGATALGARSRFLDRRKAGTSR